One stretch of Nomascus leucogenys isolate Asia chromosome 7b, Asia_NLE_v1, whole genome shotgun sequence DNA includes these proteins:
- the SOX10 gene encoding transcription factor SOX-10, with protein sequence MAEEQDLSEVELSPVGSEEPRCLSPGSAPSLGPDGGGGGSGLRASPGPGELGKVKKEQQDGEADDDKFPVCIREAVSQVLSGYDWTLVPMPVRVNGASKSKPHVKRPMNAFMVWAQAARRKLADQYPHLHNAELSKTLGKLWRLLNESDKRPFIEEAERLRMQHKKDHPDYKYQPRRRKNGKAAQGEAECPGGEAEQGGTAAIQAHYKSAHLDHRHPGEGSPMSDGNPEHPSGQSHGPPTPPTTPKTELQSGKADPKRDGRSMGEGGKPHIDFGNVDIGEISHEVMSNMETFDVAELDQYLPPNGHPGHVGSYSAAGYGLGSALAVASGHSAWISKPPGVALPTVSPPGVDAKAQVKTETAGPQGPPHYTDQPSTSQIAYTSLSLPHYGSAFPSISRPQFDYSDHQPSGPYYGHSGQTSGLYSAFSYMGPSQRPLYTAISDPSPSGPQSHSPTHWEQPVYTTLSRP encoded by the exons ATGGCGGAGGAGCAGGACCTATCGGAGGTGGAGCTGAGCCCCGTGGGCTCGGAGGAGCCCCGCTGCCTGTCCCCGGGGAGCGCGCCCTCGCTAGGGCccgacggcggcggcggcggatcGGGCCTGCGAGCCAGCCCGGGGCCAGGCGAGCTGGGCAAGGTCAAGAAGGAGCAGCAGGACGGCGAGGCGGACGATGACAAGTTCCCCGTGTGCATCCGCGAGGCCGTCAGCCAGGTGCTCAGCGGCTACGACTGGACGCTGGTGCCCATGCCCGTGCGCGTCAACGGCGCCAGCAAGAGCAAGCCGCACGTTAAGCGGCCCATGAACGCCTTCATGGTGTGGGCGCAGGCAGCGCGCAGGAAGCTCGCGGACCAGTACCCGCACCTGCACAACGCCGAGCTCAGCAAGACGCTGGGCAAGCTCTGGAG GCTGCTGAACGAAAGTGACAAGCGCCCCTTCATCGAGGAGGCTGAGCGGCTTCGTATGCAGCACAAGAAAGACCACCCGGACTACAAGTACCAGCCCAGGCGGCGGAAGAACGGGAAGGCCGCCCAGGGCGAGGCGGAGTGCCCCGGTGGGGAGGCCGAGCAAGGTGGGACCGCCGCCATCCAGGCCCACTACAAGAGTGCCCACTTGGACCACCGGCACCCAGGAGAGGGCTCCCCCATGTCAGATGGGAACCCCGAGCACCCCTCAG GCCAGAGCCATGGCCCACCTACCCCTCCAACCACCCCGAAGACAGAGCTGCAGTCGGGCAAGGCAGACCCGAAGCGGGACGGGCGCTCCATGGGGGAGGGCGGGAAGCCTCACATCGACTTCGGCAACGTGGACATTGGTGAGATCAGCCACGAGGTAATGTCCAACATGGAGACCTTTGATGTGGCTGAGTTGGACCAGTACCTGCCGCCCAATGGGCACCCAGGCCACGTGGGCAGCTACTCAGCAGCCGGCTATGGGCTGGGCAGCGCCCTGGCCGTGGCCAGTGGACACTCCGCCTGGATCTCCAAGCCACCAGGCGTGGCTCTGCCCACGGTCTCACCACCTGGTGTGGATGCCAAAGCCCAGGTGAAGACAGAGACCGCGGGGCCCCAGGGGCCCCCACACTACACCGACCAGCCATCCACCTCACAGATCGCCTACACCTCCCTCAGCCTGCCCCACTATGGCTCAGCCTTCCCCTCCATCTCCCGCCCCCAGTTTGACTACTCTGACCATCAGCCCTCAGGACCCTATTACGGCCACTCGGGCCAGACCTCTGGCCTCTACTCGGCCTTCTCCTATATGGGGCCCTCGCAGCGGCCGCTCTACACGGCCATCTCTGACCCCAGCCCCTCAGGGCCCCAGTCCCACAGCCCTACACACTGGGAGCAGCCAGTATATACGACGCTGTCCCGGCCCTAA